A stretch of Myxococcus hansupus DNA encodes these proteins:
- a CDS encoding tetratricopeptide repeat protein gives MRSRLLAALLLLGAPASASAEEAPAATPPSPYLQGMGRTAEEEALFQEVSRALELYVSEAREFDREVQELVERRYEQKRGALASSYEKRIKDLEAQERRKRLDAIARFEAFLRRYPTEPRYSPDVMFRLAELYYERSSDDHLLAMRDYAERLEAHDKNPDAEFPSEPRVDYGPSIALYRKLLATFPDFRLNDGAWYLLAYCLEKQDRYEDSLDAYQQLLARYPQSRFATESWVRIGEYWFDNYEDRQALPKAAHAYESATRDTSHPLYDKALYKLGWTYYRMDRFDPAVASFLTLVDFYDAQRAAKGDETAGGDLREEALQYVAISLADEAWGGLPRAEALFAQRGPKPYEGEVYQRLGNVYFDQTKHAAAVEAYRRVLQKDPDSRDAPRIQQRIVQAYERDRMLAVSFAESEALANLYRPGSDWYEKNKGDSEAINRANVLAERSLYGSATYHHQQALVFKQEGKFEQARSAFEVAARAYGTYLERFPRTKSAGDLRFYYAECLYNAFQFTAAARAYAHVRDSDPSNKHHADATLNAVLAWQKQLAQDVQAGTVPASKALRSTERPQGQAVTRRPFAPTEQELVSAADAYLARLPTGERAPSIAYQAAELYYTHDDFPEARKRFEAIIQAYPSHEVARYATNLTIETYLIDEDWRSVEAVSARLASNDKVIDPKSELHQQLVQFKLAGRFKLADQLMAQSQYEEAAAKYTQLVDEAPRHEFADKALNNAAVAHENTRRFDSALKLYERIYSEYPASPLAGGALFRVAVNAENSYDFDKAVVSYQKLVKDYPASKDREAALFNAARLLEGQQRYPEAAAAFMRYTELFPKAEDAPKNQYRAAIIYEKQGNPRGEVRALEEFVRKFASRPAQVELVVDAHRRMGDAQQKLGSANEAQRAWERSAAEFDRRKLQPDTHPLAADAAAYSRFQLAEAEFQKFDKLKIGGRGKALENSFAAKRNGVKSVNAAYARVFPYKQLEWTLAALYRRGYALERFANTIIETPVPAEVKRMGEEAVVLYQDALVQQTTSLEEAAVESYAATLAEARKNRLTNEWTRRTLESLNRFRPKEYPVLKEPKQAFASDATYPDGLVGSLAGPARVTPQEGPRLSGEGTK, from the coding sequence ATGCGCTCCCGCCTGCTCGCGGCCCTGCTCCTGCTGGGGGCCCCTGCCTCCGCCTCCGCCGAAGAGGCCCCGGCCGCGACGCCGCCCTCCCCCTATCTCCAGGGCATGGGGCGCACGGCCGAAGAGGAAGCGCTGTTCCAGGAGGTGAGCCGCGCGCTCGAGTTGTACGTGTCGGAAGCGCGCGAGTTCGACCGCGAAGTGCAGGAGCTGGTGGAGCGCCGCTACGAGCAGAAGCGCGGCGCGCTGGCGTCCTCGTACGAGAAGCGCATCAAGGATTTGGAGGCCCAGGAGCGCCGCAAACGCCTGGACGCCATCGCCCGGTTCGAGGCGTTCCTCCGCCGGTACCCCACCGAGCCGCGCTACTCGCCAGACGTCATGTTCCGGCTGGCGGAGCTGTATTACGAGCGCTCGTCGGATGACCACCTGCTCGCGATGCGCGACTACGCGGAGCGGCTGGAGGCGCACGACAAGAACCCGGACGCGGAGTTCCCCTCCGAGCCGCGCGTGGACTACGGGCCGTCCATCGCGCTGTACCGCAAGCTGCTGGCGACCTTCCCGGACTTCCGCCTCAACGACGGCGCCTGGTACCTGCTGGCCTACTGCCTGGAGAAGCAGGACCGGTACGAGGACAGCCTCGACGCGTACCAGCAGCTCCTCGCGCGCTACCCCCAGAGCCGCTTCGCCACCGAGTCGTGGGTGCGCATCGGCGAGTACTGGTTCGACAACTACGAGGACCGGCAGGCCCTCCCCAAGGCGGCCCATGCGTATGAATCCGCCACGCGCGACACCTCGCACCCGCTCTACGACAAGGCGCTCTACAAGCTGGGCTGGACGTACTACCGCATGGACCGCTTCGATCCGGCGGTGGCGTCCTTCCTGACGCTGGTGGACTTCTACGACGCCCAGCGCGCCGCGAAGGGTGACGAGACGGCCGGCGGAGACCTGCGCGAGGAGGCCCTCCAGTACGTGGCCATCTCCCTGGCGGACGAGGCCTGGGGCGGCCTGCCCCGGGCGGAGGCGCTCTTCGCCCAGCGCGGCCCCAAGCCCTACGAGGGCGAGGTGTACCAACGCCTGGGCAACGTCTACTTCGACCAGACGAAGCACGCGGCGGCCGTCGAGGCGTACCGGCGCGTGCTGCAGAAGGACCCGGACTCGCGGGACGCACCGCGGATTCAGCAGCGCATCGTCCAGGCCTACGAGCGGGACCGCATGCTGGCCGTGTCCTTCGCGGAGTCGGAGGCCCTGGCCAACCTCTACCGGCCCGGCAGCGACTGGTACGAGAAGAACAAGGGCGACTCGGAAGCCATCAACCGCGCCAACGTGCTGGCCGAGCGCAGCCTGTATGGCAGCGCCACGTACCACCATCAGCAGGCGCTGGTCTTCAAGCAGGAGGGCAAGTTCGAGCAGGCCCGGAGCGCCTTCGAGGTCGCCGCCCGCGCCTACGGCACCTACCTGGAGCGCTTCCCGCGGACGAAGAGCGCGGGCGACCTGCGCTTCTATTACGCGGAGTGCCTCTACAACGCCTTCCAGTTCACCGCCGCCGCGCGCGCCTACGCGCACGTGCGAGACTCCGACCCGTCCAACAAGCACCACGCCGACGCGACGCTCAACGCGGTGCTCGCGTGGCAGAAGCAGCTCGCCCAGGACGTCCAGGCGGGCACGGTGCCGGCGTCCAAGGCCCTGCGATCCACCGAGCGGCCCCAGGGCCAGGCCGTGACACGCCGGCCCTTCGCGCCCACCGAGCAGGAGCTCGTTTCGGCGGCGGACGCGTACCTGGCCCGGCTTCCCACCGGCGAGCGGGCGCCCAGCATCGCCTACCAGGCCGCGGAGCTGTACTACACGCACGATGACTTCCCGGAGGCTCGCAAGCGCTTCGAGGCCATCATCCAGGCCTACCCGAGCCACGAGGTGGCCCGCTACGCCACCAACCTCACCATCGAGACGTACCTCATCGACGAGGACTGGCGCAGCGTGGAGGCGGTCAGCGCGCGGCTGGCCAGCAACGACAAGGTCATCGACCCGAAGAGCGAGCTCCACCAGCAGTTGGTGCAGTTCAAGCTCGCCGGCCGCTTCAAGCTCGCCGACCAGCTCATGGCCCAGTCCCAGTACGAGGAAGCGGCGGCCAAGTACACCCAACTCGTGGACGAGGCCCCCCGCCACGAGTTCGCGGACAAGGCGCTCAACAACGCCGCGGTGGCGCACGAGAACACCCGCCGCTTCGACTCCGCGCTGAAGCTGTACGAGCGCATCTACAGCGAATACCCGGCCTCGCCGCTGGCGGGTGGCGCGCTGTTCCGCGTGGCGGTGAACGCGGAGAACTCCTACGACTTCGACAAGGCCGTCGTCAGCTACCAGAAGCTGGTGAAGGACTACCCCGCGTCCAAGGACCGGGAGGCGGCGCTCTTCAACGCCGCGCGCCTGTTGGAAGGTCAGCAGCGCTACCCCGAGGCCGCCGCGGCCTTCATGCGCTACACGGAGCTGTTCCCCAAGGCGGAGGACGCGCCCAAGAACCAGTACCGCGCCGCCATCATCTACGAGAAGCAGGGCAACCCACGCGGCGAGGTCCGCGCGCTCGAGGAGTTCGTGCGCAAGTTCGCCTCGCGGCCCGCGCAGGTGGAGCTGGTGGTGGACGCGCACCGGCGCATGGGCGACGCCCAGCAGAAGCTGGGCAGCGCGAACGAAGCCCAGCGCGCCTGGGAGCGCTCCGCCGCGGAGTTCGACCGGCGCAAGCTCCAGCCGGACACGCACCCGCTGGCCGCGGACGCCGCCGCGTACAGCCGCTTCCAACTGGCCGAAGCCGAGTTCCAGAAGTTCGACAAGCTGAAGATTGGCGGCCGGGGCAAGGCCCTGGAGAACAGCTTCGCCGCCAAGCGCAACGGCGTGAAGTCCGTCAACGCGGCCTACGCGCGCGTCTTCCCGTACAAGCAGTTGGAGTGGACGCTGGCCGCCCTGTACCGCCGGGGCTACGCGCTGGAGCGCTTCGCCAACACCATCATCGAAACGCCCGTCCCCGCCGAGGTGAAGCGGATGGGTGAGGAGGCGGTGGTCCTCTATCAGGACGCGCTGGTGCAGCAGACCACCTCGCTGGAGGAGGCGGCCGTGGAGAGCTACGCGGCGACGCTGGCCGAGGCGCGGAAGAATCGCCTCACCAACGAGTGGACGCGCCGCACGCTGGAGTCCCTCAATCGCTTCCGGCCCAAGGAGTACCCGGTGCTCAAGGAGCCCAAGCAGGCCTTCGCCTCGGACGCCACCTACCCCGATGGGCTCGTGGGCAGCCTCGCGGGGCCCGCGCGCGTGACGCCGCAAGAAGGCCCGCGCCTCTCCGGGGAGGGCACGAAGTGA
- a CDS encoding tetratricopeptide repeat protein → MTASLRALALAAALMGPAAVDAAEPAPAQAPAPRPTSRDLAPRLDAVEKGLRGAEETLHGVETQYIQRADPSEAEAHARRYSDGEIHYQLGDWPAASILFYDLVSDPRFRAHPRYPDALFYLADSLLEQRNYIGSRMYLRELLALPSSTRRYREALSRYVTVAGRLNHYEGIEASVEKARTLHGGRLPPEVAYVHAKWLFRRTDLSPSERIAQARAAFMPLAQATQGSFRFQAAYHLGVLSMQEGDLPAAIARFQKLATPPAAQATQAAPGKTGPRRIALTPEEEARHVRELALLSLGRLLYETGRFDEALDRYGQVPRDSESFPDSLYEAAWVHVRQGHYQQAKNALDILMLVAPGSQLAAEGRLLQGNLLLKLRRYDEATDAYTHVIDTFRPARDQVDTLLGSNRDPVAYFDRLLGRTDGPPDLNSLLPSLVLKYATTQREVADAVRMVDDIDSGRRGRDEAAAIARRILEALDTRALESFPELQEANRRGDAVDTAITHADAELVRVETLALDGVLTPSERARLKALRDEREPLERRFTALPTTLEGWEARRERMQRRVDEVDREAHRLTYELQSLQAIGASIRQWVDDSRPQRQTPPDEEREFLLQLQAEIQTLTDLQAELATTRAKLVDERNAVDTTLAGEQAIRVSYADSLRRERAVLREAESRADADVLVTLRRAQAMRQRMDGMHGRVTKARAVVRERLETQGRVIREKVVAEQKLLERYEAEVAAVSGDARFLVGRIAYDSIRRVRQQFYELELKADVGVVDVAFNEKQDKTTDIQTLSTQKDEALRELDADFQDVLSEVKE, encoded by the coding sequence GTGACTGCTTCACTCCGTGCCCTCGCCCTCGCGGCGGCCCTGATGGGGCCCGCGGCCGTCGACGCCGCCGAGCCCGCCCCGGCGCAAGCGCCCGCCCCTCGCCCGACTTCGCGCGACCTCGCGCCGCGGCTCGACGCGGTGGAGAAGGGGCTGCGCGGCGCGGAGGAGACGCTCCACGGCGTGGAGACGCAGTACATCCAGCGCGCCGACCCCAGCGAAGCGGAAGCACACGCGCGGCGCTACTCCGACGGCGAAATCCATTACCAACTGGGTGACTGGCCCGCGGCGTCCATCCTCTTCTACGACCTGGTCAGCGACCCGCGCTTCCGCGCGCACCCGCGCTATCCGGACGCGCTGTTCTACCTGGCGGACTCTCTGCTCGAGCAGCGCAACTACATCGGCTCGCGCATGTACCTGCGCGAGCTGCTCGCCCTCCCCTCCTCCACCCGCCGCTACCGCGAGGCGCTGTCGCGCTACGTGACGGTGGCTGGACGCCTCAACCACTACGAGGGCATCGAGGCCTCCGTGGAGAAGGCCCGGACGCTTCACGGCGGACGGCTGCCTCCGGAGGTCGCGTACGTCCACGCGAAGTGGCTCTTCCGCCGCACGGACCTGTCTCCCTCCGAGCGCATCGCCCAGGCCCGCGCGGCCTTCATGCCGCTGGCGCAGGCCACTCAGGGTTCGTTCCGCTTCCAGGCCGCCTACCACCTGGGCGTCCTCTCCATGCAGGAAGGCGACCTGCCCGCGGCCATCGCGCGCTTCCAGAAGCTCGCCACGCCCCCCGCCGCGCAGGCGACGCAGGCCGCTCCCGGCAAGACAGGGCCCCGCCGCATCGCCCTGACGCCCGAGGAAGAAGCCAGGCACGTGCGCGAGCTGGCGCTCCTGTCGCTGGGGCGGCTGCTCTATGAGACGGGCCGCTTCGACGAAGCGCTGGACCGCTACGGACAGGTGCCCCGCGACAGCGAATCCTTCCCGGATTCACTCTACGAAGCCGCGTGGGTCCACGTGCGGCAGGGCCACTACCAGCAGGCGAAGAACGCGCTCGACATCCTGATGTTGGTGGCGCCCGGCTCGCAGCTCGCCGCCGAGGGCCGGCTCCTCCAGGGCAACCTGCTGCTGAAGCTTCGCCGCTACGACGAGGCGACCGACGCGTACACCCACGTCATCGACACCTTCCGCCCCGCGCGGGACCAGGTGGACACGCTGCTGGGTTCGAACCGCGACCCGGTGGCGTACTTCGACCGGCTGCTGGGGCGCACCGACGGCCCACCGGACCTGAACTCGCTGCTGCCGTCGCTGGTGCTGAAGTACGCCACCACGCAGCGCGAGGTCGCGGACGCGGTGCGGATGGTCGACGACATCGACAGCGGCCGGCGGGGACGGGACGAAGCGGCGGCCATCGCCCGGCGCATCCTGGAGGCCCTGGACACGCGGGCCCTGGAGTCCTTCCCGGAGCTGCAGGAGGCCAACCGGCGCGGGGACGCCGTCGACACCGCCATCACCCACGCGGACGCGGAGCTGGTGCGGGTGGAGACGCTCGCGTTGGACGGCGTGCTCACGCCCAGCGAACGGGCGCGGCTGAAGGCGCTCCGCGACGAGCGTGAGCCGCTGGAGCGGCGCTTCACCGCCCTGCCCACCACGCTGGAGGGGTGGGAAGCCCGGCGCGAGCGCATGCAGCGACGCGTGGACGAAGTGGACCGCGAGGCCCACCGGCTCACCTACGAACTCCAGTCGCTCCAGGCCATCGGCGCGTCCATCCGCCAGTGGGTGGATGACTCGCGACCGCAGCGGCAGACGCCTCCGGACGAGGAGCGCGAGTTCCTCCTGCAATTGCAGGCGGAGATTCAGACGCTCACGGACCTCCAGGCGGAGCTGGCCACCACGCGCGCGAAGCTGGTGGACGAGCGCAACGCCGTGGACACCACGCTGGCCGGAGAGCAGGCCATCCGCGTCAGCTACGCGGACTCCCTGCGGCGCGAACGCGCGGTGCTGCGCGAGGCGGAGTCCCGGGCGGACGCGGACGTCCTCGTCACGCTCCGGCGCGCCCAGGCGATGCGCCAGCGCATGGACGGCATGCACGGGCGCGTGACGAAGGCCCGGGCCGTGGTGCGCGAGCGGCTGGAGACGCAAGGCCGCGTCATCCGAGAGAAGGTCGTCGCCGAACAGAAGCTGCTCGAACGCTATGAAGCGGAGGTCGCCGCGGTGTCCGGTGACGCCCGCTTCCTGGTGGGCCGCATCGCCTACGACAGCATCCGCCGTGTGCGGCAGCAGTTCTACGAGCTGGAACTCAAGGCGGACGTGGGCGTGGTGGACGTGGCCTTCAACGAGAAGCAGGACAAGACGACGGACATCCAGACGCTGTCCACGCAGAAGGACGAAGCCCTGCGCGAGCTGGACGCCGATTTCCAGGACGTCCTGTCCGAGGTGAAGGAGTGA